One Sediminispirochaeta bajacaliforniensis DSM 16054 genomic window, CGCCTCCGGAATCTCCTTAACCGGGGTAAAGCAAATGCCTCCGTCTCCGGTTGAAAGTCTTACGCCTGAAAAAAAGAGGCCTATTACCGCCCTTTCAACGGTAATCGAGTCCATCTCGCTCCCAAGTTGCGACCGTATCGTCTCTATCGTCTCCTCCAGAATCGTCTTTCTCTTTTTTGTTTCCATCTGGTCCTCTCTGTGTTTTACGTCGTTCACTATGATCGGCAACAGCACGCACGTTCTTCCGCCGTCCTCTTGCAGGGAAGGTCCTGGTCCTTTACCGCTAAATGAAGACGTGAATTCCCGTAAGGGGTCGGGACATCAGATGAAGCAATGACTCGAAATCCTTTTTCCTCGAACAAGGCATTGAATTCTTCGACATGACAAAGGGGATGTCCGAAGCTTTGAAGTGCCTTTGCCAGTTCTCCGACTCCATGGCTTCCCGGCTTGCATCCTGGGGCGCAGAACCAGTGGTTGGTAACTAATAGTCCTCCGGGTTTGAGTGCGTCATACACCTTATTGAAAATCGGTTCGAGATTTTTGCGAAATTTATAGAGAAGATGAGAGATGAGAACAATATCATAGCCGGAACCAAAGGTATCGATACAGATGTCGCCACCTTCTGCCGTTATGCGGTTATCCATTTTGTATTGACTGATGTATCGTTGTGTCGTTTCAATGATATGCGGTTTGTCGAAAACAAGGCCATGCAAAGACAGGTTTTCCTGGCAAAGCGCTATGGTATGCAATCCATGACCGCCCCCAAGGTCCAGAACCTTCTTTGCATTGTGAAAACCGTCCCATTGTATAATTGTTCGAACAATAGTCTGGAGTTCTCCCTGAAGACTGCGTTGCGCAAGTGCGTTGATAAAAGCACCACTTGGGCCGGAGGAGAAACCGTTCATCTCCGGTTCTTTGCGCCTGATAGCTTTGGAGAGCTTGTTCCACTGGCCCTTACCTGTAGTTCTCAGTTGATCGCCTTGAAAAAAGGGGCTGCTGCTTACGAGAAACTCCGTTGCAGCCTTGGTATTAGCGTATATCTCATCTTCAACGGTAAGGATTCCTATATCAACAAGGGTAGCGAGAAACGGCCTGATAAACATCCCGTTGATACCGGTTCCCTTTGCAATCTCTTCTTTATCGCTTTGCCCCCTTTTGTCGAGGTAGTCGCATATACCAGTATCAAGGGCGGCTACGAGTGTCTGGTAGTTTTGATATCCTTCCAGCAGGCAGTCGAAACCCTTGATTTCCGTCGGTGGGGTAAGCCTCATTAAGAAAGGAATTTCGTTACATCCATCCATTGCCTGTCTCCTTTTCCTTTCGCGTACATCTCTGTATTGGGTAGATGAACCATTATATACGTATGTATATAATGGCGTCAACAAGATCATCCTATCTCTTGGCGAATCGCATTCCTCCGGGATATACTCACTGGAGATGAAAGACCTTTCCTATGATACCGATCGCCCCATTGCTGCTCTTGCGACCCCCTGGGGACGAAGCGCCATTGCTGTTGTGCGAACCTCGGGGGAGGGCTGTCTCGATCTCCTGGCCCGAACCTTTTCCCGTCCGGCGGCTCTTTCCGGGGCGAAAAGCTACTCTCTTATCTATGGCCACGTACTTGATGCCTCGGGCCTTCCCATAGAACAGGTGGTCCTTGGGGTGTTCCATGCTCCGAGGGGGTATACGGGAGAGGAGAGTGTTGAAATCTATACCCATGGTTCACCTTCGGGAATACAGCGCCTTCTTTCCCGCCTCTACGAGGTTGGCTTCAGTGAAGCGGCTCCCGGGGAATTTACCCTTCGGGCCTTTTTGAACGGAAAGATTGATTTGACCGAGGCCGAGGCGGTGGCGGAGATTATCGACGCAAAGTCTTCCGCAGCCCATGCCATGGCCATGGACCGCTTATCCGGATCGCTTTTTCGATCGATCGATGCCCTGAAAAAGAGGATTGTCGAAGTGCTTGCATCGGTGGAGGTCCTCCTCGATTACCCTGAAGAAGAGCTCCTTGATGCTCCTGAACCCGATTTTGCCCCTCTATCAGAGGTACTTCACTCTATTGAGGCTTTGTCCGCTACCTTTCAGGAGGGGCGTCTCTACCGAGAAGGGGCAAAGGTTGCCATTGCCGGTAGAACGAACGCCGGCAAGAGTTCACTCTTTAATCTTTTTCTCAAGGAGGACCGCTCCATCGTATCTGACATCCACGGTACGACCAGGGACTATATTGAGGCATGGACCACTATAGCGGGGATCCCGGTCTGCCTCTACGATACCGCCGGCCTGCGCGATGCTGGTCATCCTGTTGAGGTCGAGGGAATAAGGAGAAGCGGAAAGGTAGTAGATGCCGCCGATCTTGTCCTTTATCTGATTGACGGAACGACAGGCCCTTCTCCTGATGAACGCTCCCTGCTTGCCGATCAGACAAGTGCTGAGGGAGAGTGTCGCTACATCTTTGTGATGACGAGAAGCGATCTTGGCTGCCAGGTCTGGGGCGATGGAGTAATCGCTGTCAGTGCCGTAACTGGAGAGGGCCTCGACCGCTTGCAGAAGAAAATGGCGAAATGCCTGAGCGCCAAGGCTCCCCTGACTTCAGGGGAGCCTGTGGTTGATTCGATTCGGCAGAAACGGCTCCTCGACCGCTGTTCCTCTGCCTTACAGACTGTATTGGAAGGGGTTGGCAGCCGATCCTGGGATGAACTTGCCATGGATCTCAAAGATGCCGTGGATGCCCTGGGCGAAATTACCGGTGAGGTGACCTCTGCCGATATTCTTGAATCAATCTTTTCCGGCTTTTGCCTCGGAAAATGAGATAGGAGTCTTCATTACATGGTTCGTGACTACGATGCTGTCGTCATCGGCGGGGGACACGCCGGCATAGAGGCCGCCCTTGCCCTTGCCCGTCTTTCCCACCGTACTCTGCTCATCACCCAGAGCCTCGATGCCATAGGCCGATTGAGCTGTAACCCCGCGGTAGGCGGGCTTTCCAAGGGCAACATTGTTCGTGAGATTGATGCCCTGGGCGGTGAGATGGGGCATCTTATCGATGCAACGATGATCCAATTCCGTATTCTCAACCAGCGCCGAGGCCCTGCTGTTCAGGCTCCCAGAGCCCAGGCGGATAAATTTGCCTACAACCTTCTTGCGAAAGAGACACTTGAAAAACAGCCCTGCCTCGATCTCTACCAGGATACGGTGACGGATTTGATCATCGAAGGGGATATTCCCTCAGGTGGGGCAAGGATCGCCGGGGTGAGGACCGATCGCGGACAAGAGATTTCCGCTCGCTCGGTGGTCTTGACCACCGGGACCTTTATGGAGGGAAAAGTCTTTATCGGCAGCTGGGAAGCTCCCTCCGGGCGCCTTGGAGAGCCTGCCGCCATCGGACTGGGCAGCGCTCTGCGGGCAAAGGGCTTTCACCTTGGACGGATGAAAACGGGAACTCCCGCCAGGGTCTCTGCCTCCTCCCTCGATTACGATAAAATGGAGGAACAGAAAGGGGATGAGCTGATGCTTCCTTTCAGCTTTTCCCATGATACGATAGATCGACCGGAACGTAGCTGCTGGATTACCTATACGAACGAGAAAACCCACTCGCTGATTTCTGAAAATTTGGGAACAAGCCCCCTTTATGGAGGAAAGATCGTCGGTAAAGGCCCTCGTTATTGCCCCTCCATCGAAGACAAGGTGGTTCGCTTCCCAGATCGCCAGCGGCATCAGATATTTGTAGAACCTGAAGGGCTTCATACCGAGGAGATGTACCTCAACGGGATCTCTTCGAGCCTCCCCGAATGGGTCCAGGAACAGTTTATCCATTCCGTTCCGGGATTAGAGCGTGCGGTTATTATGCGGCCCGGCTATGCCGTTGAGTATGATTATATCGATCCTCGCCAGCTTTTCCCCAGCCTCCAGACAAAGGCGGTGGCGGGCCTCTTTATTGCCGGTCAGACAAATGGCACCTCGGGCTACGAAGAGGCCGCCTGTCAGGGGCTCCTTGCCGGTATCAATGCCTCACTCTTGATGCGTGGAGAAGACCTTTTGGTACTTTCCCGGGCCGAGGCCTATGCCGGGGTTCTTATCGACGATCTCGTTACCCTTGGTACCGAGGAACCCTACAGGATGTTTACCAGTCGTGCCGAATATCGCCTCAATCTCCGCCATGATACCGCGGATCGTCGGCTTTTGCCGCTCGGCCATCGTATTGGATTACAGAACGATGACGCAATGGAGGCCCTTAATAAGCGGCTTGAAGGGGAAGCGGCGATAAAAGAGCTCCTTGCCTCAAGGCGTTTACGCTCTTCAGAAGCTGCGGATCTCGAACTTTCGGGGCAGGAGGGCAAGAAATTTCTTGATCTTTTGAAGGTTCCTGAGGTTTCTATCGATATGCTTGTGCCGCTGCAGCCCGAGTTGGAGGCGTTTCCCGACAAGTGGCTCCGTCGTGCCGCCCTTGATATTCGTTATGAAGGTTACATCAGGCGGCAGGACGAGCAGGTGGAGCGCTTTCAGCGTATGGAGGGGCTCAAGATCCCTGCGGATTTTAACTGGAATACCATCGAAGGTATCAGCAATGAGTCACGGGAAAAACTGAAACAGATACGGCCCCTTTCGGTGGGACAGGCCTCGCGGATCTCCGGTGTCCGTTCCTCGGATATAGCCGTTCTCATGGTGATGCTCAGGAGAAGGCGGTGAGGGAGCTTATCAAACAGGCGCTTGATGCCGTGGCATGGTCCTTCGATGCTTCAATGGCGGAAAGGTGTGAGGTCTATCTGAAGGAGCTGTTGTTCTGGAATCGCAAGGTAGGACTGGTGAAGATGGAATCGGTCGATGAGCTTGTCTTCCGTCATCTCTACGATTCACTGGCTCCTTTGCCCCTGCTCGAAGCCTCCGGCCTGCTGCCGGAGGCAGGAAGCGGTGTTGTGGATATCGGCAGCGGCGGAGGGTTTCCCGGCATTCCCCTTGCCCTTGCGCTGCCCCGGTATCAATACACCCTTGTGGAACGTTCGGGGCGTAAGGCCGGATTCCTGCAGAATGCAGTCGCCCTGCTCGGGGTTGCCGATCGGGTCCGCATTCTCCAGGTAGATGCCGAAACCCTCGGGTCCCGATGGCAGCTTGCAACGTGCAGAGCCTTCCGCCCCGTCAACGAGGCCCTTCCCATCCTTGCAGGCCGGCTGGTTCCGGGAGGATCTGCCGTTATCTATGCCGGAACCCGAAAGCTGCTTCAGAACCAGCTTTCGGAACTAAAAAAACGACCGAAAGGAGAACTTCGCATTGTCGGAATTCCCGATTCCGACAATCTGCTGAAAGGCGAGCGAAACCTTCTGGTATTTAACGATCGATCTCCTTCATCTTTCGCATAAGCCCCTCCTTTTCCACAAGGTCGATGAGACGGGCTTCGACAAACTGCTTTGCGCCTTCGGTAAATTCTCCCGCCGAGAGGCAGAATCCTCTACCTGCTCTCAGTTCCTTGATGCGTGCATAGAGATCCCGGAGGATCAGTTCTCCCACCTGGCTGTTTGTTCTTACATATCGAAACAGTACCACATCCTCCCACTTCCTGGTACTTATTTCCGCAAGGATATCGGCATAGTCATTTCCCGTAACCGAGATATCGGTAATCTGGACCTTTGCTCCGGGAAAGATGGTGTTCGTTAATTTTCTGCAGAGGGTAACAAAATCACTGGTCGGAGCGATAAGATAGGTTTGAAGATTTCGGTTTGAATTAAGCTCCGCGTACTTTTCCAGCAGGGCAGGAACATCACGGTAGCCCGGTGCCGTTTTCTGAATTTCCTGAAGGAGTTTCAAGGCCCTTCCCATATCCTGCTTTTTCGCATAGGAGGCGGCAAGTCGGTATTTCAACTCCAGGGCCGTCTCTTTCTTTATATTATTATGGCGTAGGCCAATTTCGAAATCGAGAACAGCCTTATCGAACTGCCCCGAAGCGACATGAATGGTTCCTGCGTAGAGGGCCGCATTGGGACCGAGATTCGGATCCGGACGAAGATGGCTGAAGATTCGAAGGGCCTGATCGTTTTGGCCAAGGTTATGATAGACCTGGCCAAGGACAAAGAGGCTCTCCTTATCTTCCGGTTCAATTTCCAGTGCCTTGCGTAAGGCGCCTGCAGCATCCTTGTATTTTGTAATTTTAAAAAGGGAATGACCGAGATATTTGAGCATGGAACCGTGTTCCGGATCTTTTTGCCGCGCAGATTGAAGCAGCGCAACCGCCTTCTCGAAATTCCCTTTCCTAAACTCGAGATACCCGAGGTTGAAGTTTACCTCGAAAACGTCCGGATTCATCGTCTTACAGATCAAAAAGCTTTTATATGCCTCTTCGAAATTTTGAAGTTTCATTGCGGAGATGGCATAACGAAGGTTGATCTCGAATTCGTCCAATTCCTTGTTGGTTGCACAGAGATCGATCAGAATATTATAGGTGCGAAGCGCCTTGTCGAATCTTCCGTCGTTAAAGTGTGCCTCGGCAAGGGCGAGAAGTGCTTCCGCATCTTTTGGATTCTGGCTGAGGCGTTTGTTTGCCTCCCTAATGATTGCATTAGAATCTTTGCCTTTGAACTTTTTGTTCTTTTTGTCTCCGTTCCCCTTATTTTTGCCTGCGCTTATGACGAAAAGTATAACGATTGCTATTGCTACGACCGCAACGGGGAGCAGCAGAAACAGATTGGTTTCCATGACCAGTATTATGGTTTGCAATTGGTCCTGCGTCAAGGAAGCCCTTTTTATTGACAAGCTTTCACGGCGGTTATAGGCTTGAAATGAAGAGGAGAAAAACAGTGGCAGATTCCAGGATTGGAATAAAGATCGCTGACGGTTCGTTTTATCCCATCATGAAAGAGGGGAAACGAGCTAAAAAGCGTTTGGTTTTGACGACGGTAAATGATCGACAAACCAATGTCCAGATCGATCTGTATCGTGGCAGGGAAGAGATCGAGAGTGCCAGTTATATAGGCAGCCTGTTGATCGAAAATATTCCGGCCGCGGCAAAAGGGAATCCTGAAATCGAACTGGTCGTGGGAATCGACGATGATGGGAACCTTACGGCCGAGGCGAGTGAGGGGCAGTCCGGGGAAAAACGGACACTTTCGGTACGGATCGACGATAACGGGACTCCCTCGGCATACGACATTCCTGATTTCGATCTTTCACAGGAACCTTCCGAGGGATTTGAACCGGATTTTTCCTTTGACGAATTGGATGGTGATTCGGACGAGGATGTTCCTCCCTCCGAAGATTTTTTCTTCGAAGCATCCGATGATTATCCCACCGAAGAAGAAGCACCCCGGAGAAGCCGGATTCGCCCCCTGCTTATCACCCTGCTTGTGATCCTTTCCCTTGCCTTTATCGGGCTTCTCATCTATTGCCTGATGAACTACCTCCCGGGAGAAAAAGCCCTTCCTCTTCGGGCGTCGGGAAGCGAAGTGGAGCAGACAACCCCCGTTGCGGAATCTCCTCCCGCGTCTGTTCCCGTGCCGCAGGCGACGGTCGAGCAGGCGCCTGTTCCCGAGAGGGAAACGGTGAGGGTGGAGGTTGAAGGGGTCTGGTACAGAATCCGCTGGGGTGATACACTCTGGGATATATCCTCTTCCTTTTATAGTACCCCGTGGCTTTATGGACAAATTGCGGAAGAAAACAACATCAAAAATCCAGATATTATCTTTGCCGAGCAAAAAATATTTATTCCGACGAAATAGTCTACTTTTTCTCCTTTTCCTTTTTCTTTTTTTTATACTGTGGACCTCCGCCCTTTATCCGTCGAGAGATATCGAAACGGCGTCTGTTCGGCTATCCGGCGAGGCGAAGGGAGACGCTCTTTTTTTTGTGGCGATGGACCAGCTGCGTTGTGGGGAACAGATCAATGCGGAAAATTTCTTCATAAAGGCTTCTAACCTCGCCTCTCCCGAATTCCGGCGGGAAGCACGGTATCGGCTTGGACTGCTGTATTTTGATCAAGCGCAAAAAGCCTCTGCGGCCGGGAAAAACGGCGAGCAGGCGCGTGCTCTTTTGCACAAGCTTGTGTCGCTTTCCGCCGGAGAGAAAATCGATCCCGATCTTCGGCTGCTCACAATGATCAATGAGGCCAGATCCTCACTGGGCCTTTGGATGGATATTCTTGCTTCCATGGGGCAGACTCGTCCCCATGATGCTGACCCTGCATCGTGCCAAAGCCTCTCTCTCACCTGGGCTCTGGCGCAATATGAGACGGGACAGGAGGCTTCCTCCCTGCTTCAGTCCTTCGTTTCGAATGACGGGGAGCTGACAGGGGAACGGTTGACCGCGATTATCAATAGCGGCGGCCCTCTTCACCTCTCTCGGGATAGGGCGATACAAGCGATTGCCGATCTTTTGCTGGCTTTGAACGGAGACAGCAGAAAAGAGGTTCTTTCGACATTTCTTATAGCGATTCGCGATGCCGGTGCAACGATCGCCGGAACTCCCCTGTATCTATCGGCTGTCAGAAGTTGTGGTTACGGTAGCGACGCGGGGCTCCTGTTCGATCATACGCTTGAGCTTCTTCCTTTTGTAGAGCATGTTCCGGAGCGTAAAGCCGCGCTCCTGGAGGCCGCCGGCTTTCTGGCAAGAAGAGCCGGACAATACGATGACGCGTTTTCTCTGTTCGACGAGGCGGTGGATAGTGCGACCGAGGTGACCTCCTTCGATTCCCTGCATATGCAGCGTATGGTGTGGTACCGCTTCGATTCTCTGGTTCACGCTGATCCTCAGAGTGCCGCATCCGCCATTCCTCAACTCCTCGGCAATATGGTTGATCCCCGTTATTTCGATGATACGCTTGATTCGCTTCTCGATGAACTGCTCCGGCAAAGAGAGTGGCCCCTGATCGATACGATTGCCCGTTCCTTTGGCAGGGATCTTCCCGCTGCTTCGGCTTCACGGTACTACTATCTGGCCGCCAGAGGTCGCCAGCTTGCTCTTTTGCCCGAGGACGGAATGCAAGAAGCGCTTTTTCGGCGTATCCTCGATCTGCCTCCTTCCGGGACAACGGCGCGCTATTATCGTATTCTTGCTGCTTCGGCTTTGGAGCGTTTTCCCGATGAAGAGGGGACGGATTACGCCTTTTTCTATCCGGCAGCCGAGGCTCGGGATGAGGCTGTACAGGGAGAACCCGCGTTCCCCTGTTGCATGCGAGTTGTGCGGGGACTGCTCGATCACGGTTTTTCTCTCGAAGCCGAAAAGGAACTGTCTCGCCTGGAGTCTTGCGGTTTTCTTCCTTCCCGGGGTCTCATCATCGACACGGTGAAGGGACTTTCCCGTGAGGGGCATCATCTTGAAGCAATCCGCCGTTTCGATCGTTTTGCAAATGAGCGAGGGATAAGCGGCAATGAAGAGCTTCGTATCCTTTATCCCCGTCCCTTTCGGGCCTATGTGCATGAGGTGACGGAACGAGAAGGCCTTGAGGAGAATCTCTTTTATGCCCTGGTTCGGGAAGAAAGCCATTTTACTCCCGATATCTACAGTCATGTAGGAGCCGTCGGTTTGAGCCAGTTGATGCCCGCTACAGCGAGGGATGTTGCCGGCAGAATGGGGCTGAAGATTCCCTCGAATGAGGATCTTCATGATCCCCGTCTGAATCTTTCCATTGGCGCTTGGTACCTTGCTCACCTTGCCGGGCGTACGGATAATATTTCCGAAGCGCTTTTTGCTTATAATGGGGGATTAACACGACTCAGACGCTGGCGTAGTTCGAATAGTGATCTTCCCGATGATCTGTTTGCCGAGACCATCCCCTTTGCCGAAACCCAGTATTACGGAAGAAAGCTCCTTGTCTCAACCACCATTTATCGCTATCTTTACCGGGCCGACTCTCCGGAGGGGCCTCTCTGGCCGGTCGATACCTTTTTCCCGAAACGCTGACAATACAAGAAGGAGCTAGGATATGAGTATAGTACAGGCACTTTTTTTGGGTGCATTACAAGGGGTAACCGAATTCCTTCCTGTTTCAAGCTCAGGACATCTTGCTCTTATGAAATACTTCATGGACCTTGAAGATGTTCCGATACTGTTTGATGTTATTCTTCATGTTGCAACCCTCTTTGTTGTCATATGGGTTTTCCGTGCAAGGGTAGGAAGGCTGTTCCTTGCTCTCGGCCATCTGATCACAGGCAAACGGAATGAAGAAGATAATCAGAATTTGCATTTGATTCTTATCATCCTTGCAGCCACACTGGTAACCGGAGTCCTCGGCCTTTTCCTCGAAGGCCTGGATGTCGGCCGGTTTCCAAGGGCCGTGGCTGCCCTTCTTGTCGTTACCGGTCTCATATTGCTTGGCGCGAAACGCTTTTCCGGAAATGTCGATTATGAAGGGATCAAGCTTCGGCACGGGCTTTTTACCGGTTTTGCCCAGGGGCTTGGAGTTCTTCCCGGTATCAGCCGTTCGGGGATTACCATCTCGGCAGCCCTGGCCTCCGGCATGAATCGGGAAAGCGCCGGGGAGTTTTCCTTTCTTATCAGCTTGCCAGCTATTGCCGGGGCTTTGCTACTCGAACTTCGCGACGTCGGATCTCTGCTGGCGACGGTCCCCCCCTCATCGCTCATTGCCGGTTTCCTCTCGGCCTTTATCGTCGGCATGGCGAGTCTTGTTTTGCTTTTGCGATTGATTCGGCGGGGAAAGCTTTACTACTTTTCCTTCTATCTCATTCCCGCCGGTATACTGGGGTTCATTCTTCTATAGCGGACTCAGGCCCCGGCCGTTTCCGCCGATACTAGAAGCGCGAACTATTTGAACGGAAAGGAAGAATAATCTTGCGTTTTTCTAAGCCTACTATGGCAACAGCCATTGTCCTCATACTTGCGGCCGCTTATCTATCTGTTTCCATGGCCCTTTCCACATCAGGGGTCTCTGGTTGGTTTATCTTTTCCGGCGAGCTCCTTGTCGCCGGTTTCAGGATTGCGGCCTGGTATATCCCCGCTTATCTCTTTTTTTGTGCGGCCCTTTTACTTCGGAAGGGATTTGCGCCACTTCCCCTCTTCGTTGCAACCGCCGGCGTGGTGCCGATGGTTACCGCAGGATTTTGGCTGCAGCTCATCGAACCGGCACCCCGTTCCGCGGCTGCGGATGCTTTTCTTTCTCGTTTTGGCTCGGGGGGAAGTTCCTTTATCCTTTTTCTCCTTCTGCTTGCCGAACTCATCGTCATTTACCTTGTCGCCCAACAGTTATTCTCCGGCCGTACCACGGAAAATTCGGATCGGGAAAAAAAGGATCCCCGCAAGAAGGGTATGATTGCGCTTCCTCAGCCCTCTTCCGATGAACCTGAAGCGGAGGCGGAAGACGACGATGCCTGGTGGGAGGAGTTTGAGCGAAGACGGCTTAAGGGGTTTGATACTTCCCCACTGCCTGAGATTTCCGAAACCCCGGTTCCCACAGATGAGCTTGTGTTGGAAGATGAAGGTGCCGAGGATCAGGAGTATGAGGAGGAGCCTCCTGCCGACTCGAACGATCCGCCGAATGATTTGCCTGTTTCATCGGAACCTGAGGAAGATGCCGAGGAGGAAGCTCCCGTCGATCTCAACTTTGCTTCTCTCCGTTCCGACGAAGTATGTTTCGAAGATGACGAGGAGATAGATGATATCGACCTTGATGAAGAAGACGACGATGAGGACGAGGAGGTCCTTGGTCCCGAGGATGCGGAATATGAGGATGACGAGGAAGAAGAGGAACACGATGTGCAAGAGGAAATCCTCCCCGTTCCAGCCTCCCACCAGGCAGTGGCACGGAATATCATGCGATATGAGGTGCCCCGGGATGATCTTCTCGATGAATATCCCGACAGCAAATATTGGGTGATCGACGAGGCTACCCGGGAGTCCGCCGAAATCCTTAAAGATACCTTGCGGGAGTTCAAGATCCAGGCCGAGGTGACCGGTATCAGGAAAGGACCGGTTATCACCATGTTTGAGATTCTTCCTGCGCCTGGGGTCAAGCTTTCGAAGATCGTCAACCTTGCCGACAACATCGCCCTGCGTCTGGCAGCCAGCCGGGTCAGAATCGTTGCGCCCATACCGGGCAAACATGCGGTAGGAATCGAGGTTCCGAACCGGAAACGGGCCCTGGTCAGTTTCAAGGAAATGATCGAGGACGAGATCTTTGAAAACTCCGACAAAGAGGTTCCCATCATCCTCGGCAAGGATATCACCGGAGAAACCCAGATCGTCGATTTGGTACAGACTCCCCACCTTCTGATTGCGGGAGCCACCGGTTCGGGAAAATCGGTCTGCGTTAATTCAATTATCTGTTCGATTTTGTACAAGCGGAGCCCCGATGAGGTCAACATGATCCTCATCGACCCGAAGATCGTCGAGTTGAAGCTCTACAACGACATTCCTCACCTCCTGACACCGGTCATCACCGAGCCGAAGAAGGCCTTTCAGGCACTCCAGTATTGCCTGTATGAAATGGAGCGCC contains:
- a CDS encoding methyltransferase → MDGCNEIPFLMRLTPPTEIKGFDCLLEGYQNYQTLVAALDTGICDYLDKRGQSDKEEIAKGTGINGMFIRPFLATLVDIGILTVEDEIYANTKAATEFLVSSSPFFQGDQLRTTGKGQWNKLSKAIRRKEPEMNGFSSGPSGAFINALAQRSLQGELQTIVRTIIQWDGFHNAKKVLDLGGGHGLHTIALCQENLSLHGLVFDKPHIIETTQRYISQYKMDNRITAEGGDICIDTFGSGYDIVLISHLLYKFRKNLEPIFNKVYDALKPGGLLVTNHWFCAPGCKPGSHGVGELAKALQSFGHPLCHVEEFNALFEEKGFRVIASSDVPTPYGNSRLHLAVKDQDLPCKRTAEERACCCRS
- the mnmE gene encoding tRNA uridine-5-carboxymethylaminomethyl(34) synthesis GTPase MnmE, coding for MKDLSYDTDRPIAALATPWGRSAIAVVRTSGEGCLDLLARTFSRPAALSGAKSYSLIYGHVLDASGLPIEQVVLGVFHAPRGYTGEESVEIYTHGSPSGIQRLLSRLYEVGFSEAAPGEFTLRAFLNGKIDLTEAEAVAEIIDAKSSAAHAMAMDRLSGSLFRSIDALKKRIVEVLASVEVLLDYPEEELLDAPEPDFAPLSEVLHSIEALSATFQEGRLYREGAKVAIAGRTNAGKSSLFNLFLKEDRSIVSDIHGTTRDYIEAWTTIAGIPVCLYDTAGLRDAGHPVEVEGIRRSGKVVDAADLVLYLIDGTTGPSPDERSLLADQTSAEGECRYIFVMTRSDLGCQVWGDGVIAVSAVTGEGLDRLQKKMAKCLSAKAPLTSGEPVVDSIRQKRLLDRCSSALQTVLEGVGSRSWDELAMDLKDAVDALGEITGEVTSADILESIFSGFCLGK
- the mnmG gene encoding tRNA uridine-5-carboxymethylaminomethyl(34) synthesis enzyme MnmG, coding for MVRDYDAVVIGGGHAGIEAALALARLSHRTLLITQSLDAIGRLSCNPAVGGLSKGNIVREIDALGGEMGHLIDATMIQFRILNQRRGPAVQAPRAQADKFAYNLLAKETLEKQPCLDLYQDTVTDLIIEGDIPSGGARIAGVRTDRGQEISARSVVLTTGTFMEGKVFIGSWEAPSGRLGEPAAIGLGSALRAKGFHLGRMKTGTPARVSASSLDYDKMEEQKGDELMLPFSFSHDTIDRPERSCWITYTNEKTHSLISENLGTSPLYGGKIVGKGPRYCPSIEDKVVRFPDRQRHQIFVEPEGLHTEEMYLNGISSSLPEWVQEQFIHSVPGLERAVIMRPGYAVEYDYIDPRQLFPSLQTKAVAGLFIAGQTNGTSGYEEAACQGLLAGINASLLMRGEDLLVLSRAEAYAGVLIDDLVTLGTEEPYRMFTSRAEYRLNLRHDTADRRLLPLGHRIGLQNDDAMEALNKRLEGEAAIKELLASRRLRSSEAADLELSGQEGKKFLDLLKVPEVSIDMLVPLQPELEAFPDKWLRRAALDIRYEGYIRRQDEQVERFQRMEGLKIPADFNWNTIEGISNESREKLKQIRPLSVGQASRISGVRSSDIAVLMVMLRRRR
- the rsmG gene encoding 16S rRNA (guanine(527)-N(7))-methyltransferase RsmG; translation: MRELIKQALDAVAWSFDASMAERCEVYLKELLFWNRKVGLVKMESVDELVFRHLYDSLAPLPLLEASGLLPEAGSGVVDIGSGGGFPGIPLALALPRYQYTLVERSGRKAGFLQNAVALLGVADRVRILQVDAETLGSRWQLATCRAFRPVNEALPILAGRLVPGGSAVIYAGTRKLLQNQLSELKKRPKGELRIVGIPDSDNLLKGERNLLVFNDRSPSSFA
- a CDS encoding tetratricopeptide repeat protein — protein: METNLFLLLPVAVVAIAIVILFVISAGKNKGNGDKKNKKFKGKDSNAIIREANKRLSQNPKDAEALLALAEAHFNDGRFDKALRTYNILIDLCATNKELDEFEINLRYAISAMKLQNFEEAYKSFLICKTMNPDVFEVNFNLGYLEFRKGNFEKAVALLQSARQKDPEHGSMLKYLGHSLFKITKYKDAAGALRKALEIEPEDKESLFVLGQVYHNLGQNDQALRIFSHLRPDPNLGPNAALYAGTIHVASGQFDKAVLDFEIGLRHNNIKKETALELKYRLAASYAKKQDMGRALKLLQEIQKTAPGYRDVPALLEKYAELNSNRNLQTYLIAPTSDFVTLCRKLTNTIFPGAKVQITDISVTGNDYADILAEISTRKWEDVVLFRYVRTNSQVGELILRDLYARIKELRAGRGFCLSAGEFTEGAKQFVEARLIDLVEKEGLMRKMKEIDR
- a CDS encoding Hsp70 family protein; amino-acid sequence: MADSRIGIKIADGSFYPIMKEGKRAKKRLVLTTVNDRQTNVQIDLYRGREEIESASYIGSLLIENIPAAAKGNPEIELVVGIDDDGNLTAEASEGQSGEKRTLSVRIDDNGTPSAYDIPDFDLSQEPSEGFEPDFSFDELDGDSDEDVPPSEDFFFEASDDYPTEEEAPRRSRIRPLLITLLVILSLAFIGLLIYCLMNYLPGEKALPLRASGSEVEQTTPVAESPPASVPVPQATVEQAPVPERETVRVEVEGVWYRIRWGDTLWDISSSFYSTPWLYGQIAEENNIKNPDIIFAEQKIFIPTK
- a CDS encoding flagellar assembly lytic transglycosylase codes for the protein MDKLRKKTTSKIQILSLPSKKYLFRRNSLLFLLFLFLFFILWTSALYPSRDIETASVRLSGEAKGDALFFVAMDQLRCGEQINAENFFIKASNLASPEFRREARYRLGLLYFDQAQKASAAGKNGEQARALLHKLVSLSAGEKIDPDLRLLTMINEARSSLGLWMDILASMGQTRPHDADPASCQSLSLTWALAQYETGQEASSLLQSFVSNDGELTGERLTAIINSGGPLHLSRDRAIQAIADLLLALNGDSRKEVLSTFLIAIRDAGATIAGTPLYLSAVRSCGYGSDAGLLFDHTLELLPFVEHVPERKAALLEAAGFLARRAGQYDDAFSLFDEAVDSATEVTSFDSLHMQRMVWYRFDSLVHADPQSAASAIPQLLGNMVDPRYFDDTLDSLLDELLRQREWPLIDTIARSFGRDLPAASASRYYYLAARGRQLALLPEDGMQEALFRRILDLPPSGTTARYYRILAASALERFPDEEGTDYAFFYPAAEARDEAVQGEPAFPCCMRVVRGLLDHGFSLEAEKELSRLESCGFLPSRGLIIDTVKGLSREGHHLEAIRRFDRFANERGISGNEELRILYPRPFRAYVHEVTEREGLEENLFYALVREESHFTPDIYSHVGAVGLSQLMPATARDVAGRMGLKIPSNEDLHDPRLNLSIGAWYLAHLAGRTDNISEALFAYNGGLTRLRRWRSSNSDLPDDLFAETIPFAETQYYGRKLLVSTTIYRYLYRADSPEGPLWPVDTFFPKR